Proteins encoded in a region of the Schistocerca serialis cubense isolate TAMUIC-IGC-003099 chromosome 6, iqSchSeri2.2, whole genome shotgun sequence genome:
- the LOC126484794 gene encoding trypsin beta-like, producing the protein MLRLLLAVLCLVSCGLAAPRPFRIRARGNGRIIGGTTTDISSYPWMVSMQVNGYHYCGASVISGNWVLTAGHCLYGANIATYSVRAGTSTRESGGVVSAVAYGVLHGYYNPNTIDYDISVLQVASPLPIGGNVQVVGLPADGYDPPGGLAVTITGWGATATSGQVSPFNLMKVDITVIDRASCMSRFGVTDRMICAGEAGKSTCYGDSGGPLVSGGTQVGIVSWGREQCETDGGVYANVGNLRSWISGATGV; encoded by the exons ATGTTGCGCCTCCTCCTCGCGGTCCTGTGTCTTGTGTCTTGTGGGCTGGCCGCCCCCCGGCCGTTCAGGATCAGGGCCAGAGGGAATGGCCGGATAATCGGCGGCACCACCACCGACATATCCAGCTACCCGTGGATGGTATCCATGCAGGTAAACGGCTACCACTACTGCGGAGCGTCCGTCATCAGCGGCAACTGGGTGCTGACCGCCGGCCACTGCCTCTACGGCGCCAACATCGCCACCTACAGTGTGAGGGCCGGCACCTCGACCCGCGAGAGCGGAGGCGTCGTGTCCGCCGTGGCGTACGGCGTTCTGCACGGCTACTACAACCCCAACACGATAGACTACGACATCTCGGTGCTGCAG GTGGCCAGTCCTCTCCCCATCGGTGGCAACGTACAGGTTGTGGGTCTCCCTGCCGACGGCTACGACCCACCTGGAGGCCTCGCAGTCACCATCACCGGCTGGGGTGCCACAGCCACCTCGGGCCAGGTGTCACCGTTCAATCTGATGAAGGTGGACATCACCGTCATCGACCGCGCCAGCTGCATGTCCAGGTTTGGCGTCACAGATCGCATGATCTGCGCCGGCGAGGCCGGCAAGAGCACCTGCTATGGCGACTCCGGTGGTCCGCTCGTCAGTGGCGGCACTCAGGTCGGCATCGTCTCATGGGGAAGGGAACAATGCGAGACCGATGGCGGTGTGTATGCTAACGTCGGTAACCTCCGTTCCTGGATCAGTGGTGCCACAGGAGTCTGA